CCTTTTCAACCCCGGCATCGACTAGACCCTTCACACCTGCTTGAGTTTCATCGAATTCTCTTTGCTCTTTTATTCGATCATAACTCGGAGTAGGAGAGCTATTGCCAGAAACTTCGTCGGCGTCGGAGATGGCCGCCATTTTGTCGTTTTCTTTTTGTGGGTTTTGGAGGATTTCTTCGACTGTGTGGACTGGTGATTGAAGAATATGCATCTTCATCAGTCTttgtttcttccattttttcgGTAAACAGCATCATCAGGCGTTTACTTGCTCTTGTTGGTCGTTGGAGGAAGCTGccacaaagaaaaaagagtacTTGGATCATAGAAAGAAAGGGAGATGGTTCCCAGGATTGCCAGCATGGGAAGGAATCTGTACGCCTCATTGATGGATGTATTTGAAAAGAGAAaacccttctccttctttgttTCAGGTTGAGAAACAATGGAGGGAATGAAGGATTGATGGATATTGATGAGAgcagatcaggttcacgtacgagaacgACCATGGtttatggatttagaatcactctctcttcatttaatagattctaaattcaCAGATCAGGGACGTACACAATCATTGATATGGTTAGTTCGGGTATGATTTGAGAAGAGTTGTCGAGGGTTTTGAGGGTCTAAAATGGGTTTGAACAACCCTAAATTTTAATAGTTGTTGGATTTTAAGTGTATAGGTATTGCACATAGAGAGAATTGGGCAAGGATTGAGTGATTAAGAATGGAAGAGGAGCTGGATCTAGTGTTGGTGTGGTTTCAGAACTAGATCCTCCCGTGTTGGAGAGAGCCTAGCCACATCGGACGGCTggaagcacctcaaatattgaTTTAGTTCTCTCCAGCCATTAGGGTGTCCATCacacatccaacggttgggaagATCTTAGGGTGCGTGCTAGAGTCAAGTCACACTAGAGGATCTAGGTCCCCAGGCACACACCCAGCACCTaggagaagaaaaggttggGAATGGGTGTAAATTGGTCTGGAATTGGGTTTTCGATTTGGTTTTACTAGTGTTGGTGTGATCTAGGCTAAGATCGTACCCTGCCTCATACTAGGTTTGGATCCTTTTCGGCACTGGGTGTTGTAGAGACTGATACCTCTCCAACACACTGCTTTgtatttggatcctctccagcacTGGGTTTTCTTTACATGCTTATTAAAGAAAATGCGCAAGACATTATGATTAACGATGATCACttctaaattatttttcaaaactttTTTATACCCTTGAGTAAAAATACTTTTAAGAATAAGGTAAGAGGCAATTAAAAGAAatatcaagttctaaatacacctactACAGAAATATCATTTAGACactcaataatcaaaatatatattaggTTTTTTCACAAAAGACATCTCAATGAACCATCAGCTGTTGTAGTATGGCCATTGTTATGTAGAAGTAGAACTACTCTATCATACCAAGATGAACCATCAAAAGCCAAATTTTTGTGAGAAACTGTCCACCTTCACAAAGTCTTTGGGCATGGTGCTTCCCACTACAATTACTTGCAGCATATGACAGCATCTCCACCCATATACCACTTaagatcttccatctttcttcctttGCATATCCTTGCAGCAATTTTGCTAGCCTATGTGCATCAAATAGCACAGATTTGCTTTCTTCTGCCTTCGGAACTTGAGAATCCAACCTAAGAAACCTCCTAATGCAAGCTTGTGCTTGTCTTTCATTGACTGGTGATTTCTTCTtctgaagatcaaaagaaaaaagcttGCTAAGCTTTTGTCCTCGGTCCTCTGTCCTCTTGCACATCAAACAACAATTTTATTCTGGCACAAGTGTCTTGAAACCTCATCTTTCCAATTCTATTGTTCACCATAAAAGGAAGAATGAGCTGAAGATATAATAGTAACAAAGATCTGTTGCAACATGCCAGATAAGAACACTTTGATCGAATCCAACATCAACACTCCAACCAAATTCTTCAAAGCAATTGTTCTTTTTCATTGTCCATTTGCCTCTGGGATTGCGAAATTCTACACTTGGAGATTTCAGCTAacaacatcaaaacaaaagctAAATTCCAGGTCCACTCCAACTGATCTAGTATGAATAATACTCCTTTAACATAGACATGGACAGCAAGGAGATGGCTATGAAACAATCAGGACCTCCAAGATGCAATAAAAGGAATGAAGACCAAGAAAATGCGCCATGAGAGGCACGGTGAGGCCAGATAAAATGCCAAGGCCAGTGGTGGCTGCTACATCAGCCAACTGATATGTAGACCAAGGCAAGAAGGTGAACCATTTCTTTGGACATCGCTTCCGAAAGCTTCCAAAGAGGGTGAGAATGACTTGGAAGGTTAGGCTTGTGAGGAGTGAGACAGTGTAGCCAAATTTGACTATTGAGGAAGATGACAGAGATTAACTGATGAAGGTAATTCAGAATTTTGGTTTCAGCTTGGACTTCTGATTCACTAGAAAGTAGAGAGATTTGTTGTTTATCTTAGACaatttaaatctctctctctctctctctctctctctctctctctctctctcttctttgtgcTTCTGAAATCAGAGTAGATTTCCCATAAAGTATAAATAAAGTGAACTTTAACCTTATTTTTTCAACATGCTTTGAGAATAAAAATTTTGAGCACTAGAAAGGATGTGATGGGTTTGAGTTCTTTTATTTGTTGGATGTTATTGGAAGGCTCGAAATGACATTGTTTATAGAAAAGTTTTTTGTCCGGAAATATggattgtgtctatctctctccttctaaaATCAAGGGCACATTCTCTCAGTTTTCCTCATTTTTAATGGAAAAGCATGGACTCCAAATGAAGctattataaaagaaaatttttgagtTTGGTGTGtttatggagaaaaaaaaaaaaaatccattgtttAAGCTTAATACAGATGCTTCTCTTTCTTAAGATAAAGGAGTGATCCGGGGATCCAAGTAAGGGTGGCTTTGTTGCCTGGAGAATGGTTGGAATTCTACTTTTTTGAGCAAGATCTGTCTTttcaagttttaatttttttttttttcttctagcttGGAAATCAGCTTGATCCATTGTTGCAATAGATGACTACCAGAAATCCCTGCCTTGATCGTTTTTTAAGATCACCTTATCCTTTTTTATTGGTTTAAGGGGCGAGAGGAGCGTGAAACTACCACTACAATTCTCATTATTCTCATTTCGCTTTCTACTAAAAAGAGGAACACCGGAAACGTCATTAGGAACTAGTGGTATTCCTATTTGTACCATTTCAGACCCGGCTTCCTTTACTTCGATATTACAATGTGCAGGCTTGGTTGTGTGAGCTGGTTTACTTCAAGGAATTTCGGAGGGGATTGAGTTTCTAATCATGGAGGGAGACAGTAAGGAGCTGATTTCTTTGCTGAATCATGAGAGCAGCTCAGACAGTAATCTGGAACTGagtattcggtttggttttagatAGTGTTAGTTCCGGATTGTAATCAAATTCTAATCGGTTTGATTTCAATTATTTGATTCGATTTTAGGATATGGTTTTGGGTTCCAATTTGACACCTTTTTTGTTGGGTTGCAGGGAAAGAGTGTGCAAAAGCATTCAACGGTGACATATGCCCCTTGTTGTGGGGAGATAGAAATAGACTCAAGGAACGCTAGCATATACTatgaaattttaataaaattactgTTATATGTTTTATCCCTCGTTACCCCTGATTTTGAAGTTATCCATCACCGCCATTTTCGATTAATTGATAAATTTAATTTTAGTCACATTATAGAAGCATAACAACAATTACCTAAAATGTGCAGTCCAAGCTGTCGTTGGTGCCATCGTAGAAATGTTCAATTTTCCAACCGAAAAAATTAGAAATGATTTGTAACTGGCCTCTAAGAACTAGTATTAAAATTTTACAATAACAAAATCATTTAGAGAGAACAAGCATGGTCTTCAGTGTAGTTTAAAGAGATCTATGACTTAGATCTCAGGCTAATCCTGTAtcataacaaaaataaataaataaaccttaTGCATTCTAGCTAAATGAGCATATTGCATGAGCACCATTGGTAATGGATCATAAGTTACAATTACAACAAGGATCTCTGGTGAAATGTTACACAAGAATAGATGAACCAGCACAATGGCACGATTGAAAGACTTCAAACATCCAATCAGTAGGACAGATCCAAGACATTAAAATCCCTTCATGAAGAGAGAGCAATACTATAGCCAAACCTGTCAGGTGGTTCAACCTACTGTGAAGAATCAAAGTGGTCAATGTTTGCATCAAAATTCTAGAGTTTATCCTTGCACAAAATCCTCAAATTTCTAACTTCAAGAAGGAAGCAATGTACCCCGCTCATGCTATAGATACATGACATTGCTAAATCCCTTTATACAAAAGGGATATTAATTGGCAAAATCAGTGAGTTGAGTTCCATAACTAATATCAAAACCTACCAACAATGAGCAGTTCTAAGACAGACCTCAAATGCAAGTAGTTCAGCTCTCATGGGCTTGGACTCCCCGGCAGGtcccaaaaaaatgcataaaGATCTTTCCGAGACCCCCCCAAATCCCAGAAGGGGCAAAGCAACCAATGAAGCACCCATCAAAATTAACCAAGAATCAAACCACTTGAGGAACTGGAGTTGGCAATAAGGTTCCAACCTCTATTATATTATGAACTGATTACTCTGAAAAAGTcatcttcacccaaaaaaaaaaagattactgAAAAAGTCATCCATGGGCACCCAAGCCTGCTTATGATCAACTCAATTTATTATTCAGAGTTGAAAACAAGCCTCAACATTCTAGAGCTCATATCCATTAAAGTGCTCCAGGAATCACCTGAAAAACACACTTAAATGCAGAAATTTACACCTTTTACCAAAAAGGTGATGAAGAAGCCAACTATTACCCAGCAATCTACCCCTCCATGCGGGCGATTATATAAAATAACTGGATTGGGAATATTTATCATTACTATCAGGAAGCAATATACAATTCTATTTTCTTGAACGGGCAAGTTCTACTGTGTTTAGCTGACCAACTTTCAGCAAAAGCAAGAAATTAATACTTTAAAATAATCACTCTATCTCCTATAGTTACTAGGACAAGTCACCCTTGAAGTTTAAACATTAGTCTCATGAGGAAGGCATACGACAGGCCGTATTAGTGCATTACAATAAAATGATTTTAATCAGAAACACACAAGAAGTTGGTAACTCATAACAGTCGATACTAGTACTTTTCATTCTAAAATTGACTAAACCATTCCAGAAACATTACATATTTGACTATCATCACCTAAAAGCCAATAAACAAGAAATGTCAAAGTCCCGTCAGCAGAAACCATTGTAAGAAAATCAcatctaaagtagttgagagatatttaCCTACGGTAGGTCTTGGAGTGGTCCTAATTTTTAAGATCTCCGGACGGGGAATTATGGCCCCTGATGCTCCTTGACCTCTTGAAACTCTTACCTTGGTACCATCCTCTAGGTATCTGACTCCAACCTTACAAGGTTTCCTAAGCaagtttaaaattaaaaataacacaatcaaaatcaataacaatactgtaaaaaagaaaatgcattgaaagttgaaaccaaaacaAATAGTTCTACTTACTTTCAGGGAGCAATCCGGGGGAAAGAAATGTTATCTGCAGTATAAACATACATACCCTGTGACTGGATCGAGAGATTGAACATTTGATGCATGAAGAGGGGCTTCCACTGTAAAGATTCCACCTTCATGACCTTGTCCTTGTTTGATATGTTTCTTCACCTGTAAAGACAGAAGAATTTGTAGCAGAGACTCAGCCCTCTACATATAAGGGTAGAAATGAAAGAATATGAAGAAATAACAAGACAAAATTTGTGTGAAACCGGtttttcccctccccccccccccccctctgttTAAATGGGGCAAGACCAAGAATCTTCCGAACATTAATAGCTACCATAAACAAATGATAACACTCGAGCATAAAGGAACTTATGGGCACGAGAGGGAAATGTTTTTGATAGAATATGCATAAAACAACCAATAGCATAAAATTCAACATGaatgaaaaataacaaaaattaaaaccaatatttCTCAGGATGATATTAAGATTTCAAGTAACATTACATAATAAAGTTGTACCATCCAATCCAACCATCACTAACATAACAGTCAAGGCATAATCTTAAATGTATTAACCTTCCTAAGCTCATGACGCTGAGTTCAAGCAGAGTTACTTGCCCTTTTGGTAGGAGGAAAAGTACCAAGAAAACAGAATCATTAACATTAATTATTGCTCCATGCAATTGTGTAGCATATCTGACTCGATAGAATTGGGGTATTTTATTTGACTTCTAAAATGACCGAACGAAGTTAAGGACTGATTCAACTTTGGGTTGCCTCAAGAGTGGGAGCTCATGCAGGTAGAAACAACTATCTCTAAGGGGAATGCATGAGGTGATTCTTCAGATTCATCTCAAGTCATGACCTATTTGTCTCTAGAATTCAGAAGGATCAatccccggggggggggggcgatTAACTCGTTTTAATGGTCTATCCACATTCAGGACTCTTTTGGGTGAATATTCACTATGCACAGTGTCACTCCACATATATGCCACAAAAGGGCTATGCTTCATCAAACTGAAAATTTGATGACTGCATAAATCTGAAATGCATAAATATCTTGTTGAAATATCCCCAAAAAACTTGTGGTTCAacaaagaaaattgaaataataaCTTTCATGTCCCagaatcatataaaaaaaaaatctaatttattAAACAAATGATTGTTTACTGACCAAATGATTTGCAGAAGAAGCAAGTCAGAAATGAAAGTACCAGATTTTTGCCCTCAATAATAACACGATTCTGGGAGCGAATGACACGCTTGATCACACCAGTCTCGCCTTTATCTTTGCCTCTTATTATCATCACCTGCAAATGATTCACAAAGAAGCacaaattaaaatcaaagaaattAATGGAAGATCAGAGAGAAAGATTATTGGCTTGATTGCTCTGATACATTGTCGCCTCTGACAATCTTCCAGTTCTGTATAAGCTTTTGTGCCGCTTTCCAACCCATCTGTACAGGAGAAGCAACAAACTCTTGTGAACTACACCACCTGCTTGAGATCACTCACTGGTGAGAAGCAAGAGAGGCAAAGGGGGATTGTTTAGCAGTAAAATGGGTAAAGTCTGATTTCAATTTACAGAAATGGTTTGAAACCCAGCTAGATTACGCAAAAAATTCAGACATGGATAAGAATTTATGGTAATACATTCAATATACAAGAGAGATGTTCTTAGACATACTACCATAACCGATCCTTTGTCTGACCATTTTGCCTAGTCTCCTATATACCATAAACAGAAACACATATAAGAGAACGCACATCACATTTACAAATAGAGAGCACCCAGGTAATGCTTTCTTAGATGTTGCCTTTTTTCTTGGATAAAAAagagaattttcatatttttattcaatCGGGTAGCAGCAAAAAACCCTCCAAGTTGCAATTCCATTGAAGTTGTAACAATGTTGCAATTTCAATCAGCCGGTCAGCAACCAAAAACAGAATCCAAACAGATTGAAACGGTCACACATATAGGAACAAAAATGTCAACCAagtaagaaaaaagaatttgttTCTAAAGCACCCAATACTAACAACCAGATTCACAaacaactaaagaaagtaaaacaGAAGAAACATAATCCATCAGCAACCATCTCATACAAAAATTGAGAGAATGACAGGGAATGAATCGAGAGATTGCAGGGAGAGACCAAGAGAGAACGAATGGCTGAATTAGAGAGAGAAGACCGAGACGCTTAGTAGCTTACCTCTAGACGTCCGGCGACAGAAGCTCTAAACTCCGACTAGTCGCGATTTACAGAACCCAGGTTTCCTCAAATCCCACTAGGGTTGTGTGCCTTGTAACCTCAAAAGACGTAGGCACGCTAGCGATGTGCCCAGTCCTTAGCTCTTTACTTAAGAGGAATTATTATTGTCAGTTTGTCACGCAGGTGTGTCATTTTTCCAAATGTCACAAGGTATCTATTTTTATCACATAAATAGAtgatatatcaattttttttttttggtaaagagatGATATATCCATTTGGCTGTTAGATAGAGAGAATATAGTTAGCCAATTGTCAAAATTTAGAgtctaattcaattaaatacctttttttttgtttattaacATATATCCCGTATATGTTCATACATGCTACTAGTACTAGTTATATTATAATTTACTCTCTCATGCCTAAGTGAGAACATACAACTTAGATTAGAAGAAGCATACAAATGGTAATGGATAGCTAAGATTTGACTatgattttttgaaacataCTTTCTATTGTTATACATAAGGATTGTCgtaattatgaataaaattaaaAGGATGTGAGTCAAAGAAACAATTATATTTGAATGTTATAGACTTTGAGTCTAGAACCTTCAAAAAACGAAAGGCAACAAACGCTACTCTGTTGGCACAGGTACATGCCAATGGGAGGGGCGTGTAGGAACATCTTCAACATGGTCTTTCTGCACATATTGCGTCTAGGCATAGACACAATCAagcaggtagcattctttctttcaAAACCTAATTATATTGTAAATGATAATCTTTTTTATGCTCAGGAGTCACCTTACACTCTCATTCAGCTGTGTCCAACTCTCTCCTCTACCTTATGCAATGGCCTTCCTAGCCTCCACCCTTTAATTATACCAAAGGGAGAACTCTGAATGGATATTTCTTGTTGGCATAGTGTACGTTTCTAGACATAAAACATTCTCCCCAATTGTAATTACGAAAAAAACCCATATATTTAAGTGGTTGAGACTTTAAATGCTTAGAACTAGTAAGAAATCAGAATTCATAACTAAATGCCTCGTTACTAGTCGAGATCGAATCTTAATCTTGAGACCAATTCTAAGATTGACTCCGTTGAGAGTTGAGATTAGAACTAATAACAAACTGTCTTGATTAACCACAACCATCTTGGAGAATTAGTCAAATGACACATATACACCTGGGCCTTGGGCTAATTGTTTGTAGTGATCAGTGGAATACGAACACGAGGGTTGATCACTTAATCAACTCCTTTTAAGTGCATCGATGCTCGGTGTGCTTAGTATTGGGAACAAGCTATGCATGTGAGTCCACATTTTTTGTAACATGAGCATCGGACCGCCGAAAGCATCTGAACACGAGCATCAAGGGATTCTCAGTTGCTGCAGACGATTTTCACGCCACGTAGGCATCATTCTCAATGACCAAACTACCCGCGTATTGATCTCAAAATTCCTAGCAACTATCCGGTCTATCGTCTCTTTCGATACATTTCTTGTCTCTCAAGTCGCCACTCCATCTCCAATCTACAGCAAACACCACCCTTTATTTATTCTTTCGTCGTAGGCCCATAGCCCATACTCACAGTGAAGAACAAcgagaaaaaggaaagggaaaagagaaaagacaGTTTCTGGGAGATGGAGTGTGTTTTCGGACTTGTTGGGGACGGATTCGCCCTAGTGGTGTCAGATACATCGGCGGTAAACAGCATATTGGTTCATAAATCGAACGAAGACAAGATCATGGTTCTCGATTCTCACAAGCTTATGGGCACCAGCGGTGAGCACGGTGACAGGTccttatgtctctctctctctctctattttctt
This Macadamia integrifolia cultivar HAES 741 chromosome 10, SCU_Mint_v3, whole genome shotgun sequence DNA region includes the following protein-coding sequences:
- the LOC122091231 gene encoding 50S ribosomal protein L24-like codes for the protein MGWKAAQKLIQNWKIVRGDNVMIIRGKDKGETGVIKRVIRSQNRVIIEGKNLVKKHIKQGQGHEGGIFTVEAPLHASNVQSLDPVTGKPCKVGVRYLEDGTKVRVSRGQGASGAIIPRPEILKIRTTPRPTVGKYLSTTLDVIFLQWFLLTGL